The nucleotide sequence GCCGCGCCCGCCACCAGCACCAGCAGCGCGCCGAGCAACGCAGCGAACAGCAGCGACGCGCCGAGCGGCAGCGTGCCGTTGGCCACCAGGAACCGCACGCGCACACGCTGACCGTTCTGCAGGATGAACACCAGGATGGCGACGAGGAGGGCCACGCCGA is from Actinomycetes bacterium and encodes:
- a CDS encoding lipopolysaccharide assembly protein LapA domain-containing protein translates to MVGVGVALLVAILVFILQNGQRVRVRFLVANGTLPLGASLLFAALLGALLVLVAGAARVLQLRVVARRHRRADQLP